In the Larimichthys crocea isolate SSNF chromosome XXI, L_crocea_2.0, whole genome shotgun sequence genome, one interval contains:
- the LOC104934989 gene encoding thyrotropin receptor encodes MKWYLNVFFFIFSTVEVTLPLEYCPTHCQCDSDVYSVSCFGAEVMPVFHPNTQEVWLVQTKLSSIPQNAFANLTNISHIYISDDDTLKCLERHSFHNLSRITHIQLTGIKSLSFIDKEAFKDLPNLKYLGITNTGLTSFPGLQHIQSSQEDFILEIVDNVFIQVIPSNSFTGISENALTIMLNNNGVKEIQRYAFNGSSLEEVYLHRNVNLEQIDDFAFYGVIHGPTHLDLSETKVSSLPSMGMEAIEKLRAKNTWALKVLPPFRAFLHLQSAELTFPSHCCGLKMLKRWRGHSEAVVCNLTRTALGKLQESSAAISLGHKICQHHHSFGVPLASSTNHNHYDNTICSPQQSQNEGLFYVELHTEHFGEGLDVALCNELYTDGLSCSPLPDALNPCEDVMTQGFLKVLVWVVSLLGISANFLVMFILLTSQQKLSVTRFLMGHLAFADFCMGMYLLLVASVDLYTQSHYYHYAIAWQTGSGCNLAGALSVFASELSVYTLTLISLRRWHAIFYAMRPDRKIRLRHAAVLMLIGWLLCFLLALLPVIGVSSYQKVSICLPMDTETTAARAYVVSVLIANIIAFTVVCLCYLHIFCMVHNPQHQSSRSDTSMAKRMAVLIFTNFLCLAPICFYGLSAALHQPLMTVTDSKVLLVLFYPLNSCADPFYYSILTKAFHRDILMLLSRVGLCQQQTHLYRSQYYSPQTQRDNLCPIVQPRDPKMLQYTNH; translated from the exons ATGAAGTGGTatttgaatgtctttttttttattttcagtactGTCGAGGTCACTCTTCCTCTGGAATATTGTCCAACTCACTGCCAGTGTGACTCAGACGTTTACAGTGTGTCATGTTTTGGAGCTGAGGTCATGCCTGTTTTCCATCCCAACACACAGGAGGT gtGGCTTGTGCAAACAAAACTTTCTTCTATTCCTCAGAATGCGTTTGCCAACTTGACCAACATTTCTCACAT ATACATCTCTGATGATGATACTTTAAAATGTCTCGAGAGGCATTCTTTCCACAATCTGTCCAGGATCACGCACAT acAACTAACTGGTATCAAATCACTGTCATTTATTGACAAAGAGGCATTTAAGGATCTGCCCAATTTAAAGTATCT TGGGATCACCAACACGGGTCTCACCTCATTTCCTGGGCTCCAACATATTCAGTCCAGCCAagaggattttatttt agaaatAGTGGATAATGTCTTCATACAAGTTATACCCTCTAATTCTTTCACTGGCATATCTGAGAACGCTCTGACCAT CATGTTAAATAACAATGGCGTGAAAGAGATCCAGCGCTATGCCTTCAATGGGAGCAGCCTAGAGGAAGT TTATCTTCACAGGAATGTGAATTTGGAACAAATAGATGATTTTGCATTTTATGGAGTGATTCATGGCCCAACCCACCT AGACCTTTCAGAAACCAAAGTTAGCTCTCTGCCTTCAATGGGTATGGAGGCCATTGAAAAGCTCCGAGCTAAAAACACTTGGGCTCTCAAAGTACTGCCACCCTTTAGAGCCTTTCTCCATTTACAGAGTGCTGAATTGACCTTTCCAAGTCATTGCTGTGGCctcaaaatgttgaaaagatggagagg ACACTCTGAAGCAGTTGTTTGCAACCTGACCCGGACTGCTTTGGGAAAGCTGCAGGAATCCTCTGCAGCTATCTCTCTGGGACACAAAATCTGTCAACATCATCACAGCTTTGGTGTTCCATTGGCCAGCAGCACAAATCACAATCACTACGATAACACCATTTGTTCACCTCAACAGTCTCAAAATGAgggtttgttttatgtggagtTACATACAGAGCATTTTGGTGAAGGTTTAGATGTTGCACTGTGTAATGAACTATACACAGATGGACTCTCATGCTCCCCCCTGCCTGATGCCCTGAACCCCTGTGAGGATGTGATGACTCAAGGCTTCCTGAAGGTGTTGGTCTGGGTGGTGAGTCTATTAGGCATCTCAGCCAACTTCTTGGTAATGTTCATCTTGTTGACCAGCCAACAGAAGTTGTCCGTTACCCGTTTCCTCATGGGTCACCTGGCATTTGCAGACTTTTGTATGGGGATGTACTTACTGCTCGTTGCATCTGTTGACCTCTACACACAATCCCATTATTACCATTATGCTATAGCATGGCAAACAGGAAGTGGCTGCAATTTAGCAGGGGCATTATCAGTATTTGCCAGCGAGCTATCTGTGTACACATTAACTTTAATCAGCCTTCGGCGCTGGCATGCCATCTTCTATGCAATGAGGCCAGATAGAAAAATTAGGTTACGCCATGCAGCTGTGCTGATGCTTATTGGCTGGCTGCTATGTTTTCTGCTAGCACTGCTACCAGTGATTGGTGTGAGCAGTTACCAGAAAGTGAGCATCTGCTTACCCATGGATACAGAGACAACTGCTGCTCGGGCCTATGTGGTCTCTGTCCTGATAGCCAACATCATTGCTTTTACGgttgtatgtttatgttatcTCCACATCTTTTGTATGGTGCATAATCCCCAACACCAGTCCAGCAGATCTGATACGAGCATGGCTAAACGTATGGCTGTTCTAATTTTCACcaattttctgtgtctggctcccATTTGCTTCTATGGCTTATCTGCAGCTCTACACCAACCCCTGATGACTGTCACAGATTCCAAG gtgCTGTTAGTGCTTTTCTATCCCCTCAACTCTTGTGCAGACCCATTTTATTATTCTATCCTGACAAAAGCATTTCATCGAGACATCTTGATGTTGCTAAGCCGGGTGGGGCTGTGCCAGCAGCAAACACACCTCTATCGAAGCCAGTATTACtctccacagacacagagagacaattTATGCCCCATAGTCCAGCCCAGAGATCCAAAAATGTTACAGTACACCAATCACTAG